In Columba livia isolate bColLiv1 breed racing homer chromosome 20, bColLiv1.pat.W.v2, whole genome shotgun sequence, a genomic segment contains:
- the SERPINF2 gene encoding alpha-2-antiplasmin isoform X1: MKNPRNMVFLWALVLLCLSALHSHLRFSSAHALEQKHLFLEKDGELKDVKSAGVAESAVLEAVPTLPNADLADFTYDSFQEIDGPRFPFITPPPGMRNGRNPEDEAVAGAVGCHDQQPAGESASSEEKGEAEDESCEMTWKKSQRLAGGLMRFSINLLREAQVESNGTNVILSPLSIALALSHLALGAANQTEKHLLAAMHLQSVPCLHHVLGTLRRRFTESTLSLASRLYLQKGFEVKDKFLEDSEKFYGAKPMTLSGMGEDDLVAINTWVKEATNGQIPTFLQQLPANTVLLLLNAIHFHGVWRNKFDANFTGPDVFHLDSKFMVPVEMMKAQRYPLSWFTLESQDIQVAKFPFQSNMSFVVIVPNQYTWNLSHVLENFPYEQLCRLFPREVPTTVKIPKIKLDYQLELNKVLSQMGLQELFTSPNLQKISDEPLFVSSVQHQSTLELKEDGVEASAATSVAVSRSVSAFSLDQPFVFIIFEDETGIPLFIGSVQNPNPNAAPQIKEPRDSHKATDVNEYPMPK; the protein is encoded by the exons TCGGCACATGCCCTTGAGCAAAAGCATCTCTTCTTAGAAAAAGATGGGGAGCTGAAG GATGTGAAAAGCGCTGGAGTTGCAGAGTCTGCGGTGCTGGAAGCTGTCCCGACCCTGCCGAATGCAGATCTGGCAGACTTCACCTATGACAGCTTCCAGGAGATCGATGGACCCAGGTTCCCTTTCATCACCCCCCCACCAGGCATGAGGAATGGGAGGAACCCAGAAGATGAAGCTGTAGCTGGAGCTGTGGGCTGTCACGATCAGCAACCAGCTGGGGAAAGTGCTTCTTCTGAAGAGAAGGGAGAGGCTGAAGATGAAAGTTGTGAGATGACTTggaagaagagccagaggctgGCAGGTGGCTTGATGAGATTCAGCATCAATCTCCTGAGAGAGGCCCAGGTGGAGTCCAACGGGACCAATGTGATCCTGTCACCCCTCAGCATCGCCCTCGCCTTGTCCCACCTGGCACTGG GAGCAGCAAATCAGACTGAGAAGCATTTGCTGGCGGCGATGCACCTGCAGTCggtgccctgcctgcaccacgTGCTGGGGACCCTTCGCAGGAGGTTCACAGAATCCACCCTCAGCCTCGCGTCACGTCTGTACCTGCAGAAAG GATTTGAGGTGAAAGACAAGTTCCTGGAGGATTCAGAGAAGTTCTACGGAGCAAAGCCCATGACCCTTTCTGGGATGGGCGAGGATGACCTCGTAGCCATAAACACGTGGGTAAAGGAAGCAACTAACGGGCAAATACCCAcattcctgcagcagctccctgcaaacacagtgctgctcctgctcaatgcaatccatttccACG GGGTTTGGAGGAATAAGTTTGATGCTAACTTCACTGGGCCAGATGTATTCCACCTTGACAGCAAGTTCATGGTCCCAGTTGAGATGATGAAAGCCCAGAGGTACCCCCTGAGCTGGTTTACACTGGAGTCCCAGGACATCCAG GTGGCCAAGTTTCCCTTCCAAAGTAACATGAGTTTTGTGGTCATTGTACCAAACCAGTATACTTGGAACTTGTCTCATGTGCTGGAGAACTTCCCTTATGAACAACTATGCAGGCTTTTCCCCAGAGAGGTACCCACCACAGTGAAGATCCCCAAAATAAAACTGGACTACCAGCTGGAACTCAACAAGGTTCTCAGTCAAATGG GCCTCCAGGAGCTGTTCACAAGCCCGAATCTCCAGAAGATCTCAGATGAGCCCCTCTTCGTATCCAGCGTACAGCATCAGTCTACCCTGGAGCTTAAAGAAGATGGGGTGGAAGCATCTGCTGCTACCAGCGTTGCAGTTTCACGCTCAGTCTCTGCCTTCAGCCTTGACCAGCCCTTTGTCTTCATTATCTTTGAAGATGAAACAGGCATCCCGCTTTTCATAGGCAGTGTCCAGAACCCCAACCCCAACGCTGCTCCTCAGATAAAGGAGCCACGGGACTCACACAAAGCAACAGATGTCAATGAGTACCCCATGCCCAAATAA
- the SERPINF2 gene encoding alpha-2-antiplasmin isoform X2, with translation MVFLWALVLLCLSALHSHLRFSSAHALEQKHLFLEKDGELKDVKSAGVAESAVLEAVPTLPNADLADFTYDSFQEIDGPRFPFITPPPGMRNGRNPEDEAVAGAVGCHDQQPAGESASSEEKGEAEDESCEMTWKKSQRLAGGLMRFSINLLREAQVESNGTNVILSPLSIALALSHLALGAANQTEKHLLAAMHLQSVPCLHHVLGTLRRRFTESTLSLASRLYLQKGFEVKDKFLEDSEKFYGAKPMTLSGMGEDDLVAINTWVKEATNGQIPTFLQQLPANTVLLLLNAIHFHGVWRNKFDANFTGPDVFHLDSKFMVPVEMMKAQRYPLSWFTLESQDIQVAKFPFQSNMSFVVIVPNQYTWNLSHVLENFPYEQLCRLFPREVPTTVKIPKIKLDYQLELNKVLSQMGLQELFTSPNLQKISDEPLFVSSVQHQSTLELKEDGVEASAATSVAVSRSVSAFSLDQPFVFIIFEDETGIPLFIGSVQNPNPNAAPQIKEPRDSHKATDVNEYPMPK, from the exons TCGGCACATGCCCTTGAGCAAAAGCATCTCTTCTTAGAAAAAGATGGGGAGCTGAAG GATGTGAAAAGCGCTGGAGTTGCAGAGTCTGCGGTGCTGGAAGCTGTCCCGACCCTGCCGAATGCAGATCTGGCAGACTTCACCTATGACAGCTTCCAGGAGATCGATGGACCCAGGTTCCCTTTCATCACCCCCCCACCAGGCATGAGGAATGGGAGGAACCCAGAAGATGAAGCTGTAGCTGGAGCTGTGGGCTGTCACGATCAGCAACCAGCTGGGGAAAGTGCTTCTTCTGAAGAGAAGGGAGAGGCTGAAGATGAAAGTTGTGAGATGACTTggaagaagagccagaggctgGCAGGTGGCTTGATGAGATTCAGCATCAATCTCCTGAGAGAGGCCCAGGTGGAGTCCAACGGGACCAATGTGATCCTGTCACCCCTCAGCATCGCCCTCGCCTTGTCCCACCTGGCACTGG GAGCAGCAAATCAGACTGAGAAGCATTTGCTGGCGGCGATGCACCTGCAGTCggtgccctgcctgcaccacgTGCTGGGGACCCTTCGCAGGAGGTTCACAGAATCCACCCTCAGCCTCGCGTCACGTCTGTACCTGCAGAAAG GATTTGAGGTGAAAGACAAGTTCCTGGAGGATTCAGAGAAGTTCTACGGAGCAAAGCCCATGACCCTTTCTGGGATGGGCGAGGATGACCTCGTAGCCATAAACACGTGGGTAAAGGAAGCAACTAACGGGCAAATACCCAcattcctgcagcagctccctgcaaacacagtgctgctcctgctcaatgcaatccatttccACG GGGTTTGGAGGAATAAGTTTGATGCTAACTTCACTGGGCCAGATGTATTCCACCTTGACAGCAAGTTCATGGTCCCAGTTGAGATGATGAAAGCCCAGAGGTACCCCCTGAGCTGGTTTACACTGGAGTCCCAGGACATCCAG GTGGCCAAGTTTCCCTTCCAAAGTAACATGAGTTTTGTGGTCATTGTACCAAACCAGTATACTTGGAACTTGTCTCATGTGCTGGAGAACTTCCCTTATGAACAACTATGCAGGCTTTTCCCCAGAGAGGTACCCACCACAGTGAAGATCCCCAAAATAAAACTGGACTACCAGCTGGAACTCAACAAGGTTCTCAGTCAAATGG GCCTCCAGGAGCTGTTCACAAGCCCGAATCTCCAGAAGATCTCAGATGAGCCCCTCTTCGTATCCAGCGTACAGCATCAGTCTACCCTGGAGCTTAAAGAAGATGGGGTGGAAGCATCTGCTGCTACCAGCGTTGCAGTTTCACGCTCAGTCTCTGCCTTCAGCCTTGACCAGCCCTTTGTCTTCATTATCTTTGAAGATGAAACAGGCATCCCGCTTTTCATAGGCAGTGTCCAGAACCCCAACCCCAACGCTGCTCCTCAGATAAAGGAGCCACGGGACTCACACAAAGCAACAGATGTCAATGAGTACCCCATGCCCAAATAA